In Parafrankia irregularis, the genomic window TTTCTGCGCCGAGTTCGGGTGGAGCTGCGGGTTGAGCAGCGACGAGCGGACGTTGTTCGACTCGGCGGTGTTGAAGTAGGCCTCGTAGGCGAGAATGTCCCGGTTCTGGTCGAACAGGTCGTGCATCTTCTCGATGAACAGCGAGTTGTCGCCGCCGCCGTGGCGGTCCGCGCGGGCCAGCCCCCATTCGGGCACCGCGAACTTCTTCCCGTGCGCCCGCGCGAAGTTGATCACGGTGCACGTTCCGGACGGGACGTTGCACTGCTCGTCGAAAAGCTCCGTGGTGGTCGACGGCGGGTACGAGTCGTAGACGTCGCTGCTGACGATGTCCACGTAGTCATCGCCCGGATAGGCGGCCCAGACGTCGTCACCGTTGGTCATCCGGTCTCGGTGCGCGCTCACGTTGAAGTCGATCAGCACACCCGGGGCCATGGACCGGATCGCCGTCACCGCACGCTGGAAGCAGGTCTTCCAGGTCTCGGTGTTGCGCGGGTGCCACCAGAACCAGTTCCCGTTGTACTCCCAGCCGAGCCGCACGATCGCGTCCGGCCGCCCGTTACGGATCAGGGTCTGCCCGAAGGCCGCCCAGTACTGGTCGTACTGGCCGTTCGCACAGCTGCGTTCGTTCCCGGATTCGGGGAAGAGCGGCTGCGCGATGGAGACCTGCCCCGGGAAGACGCTCTTCGGGTAGTTCGAGAGCGGCCAGTCCGAGAACACGATGTGCTGCCAGTTGTTCCGGACGGTGAAGACCACGGCGATGTCGGACGCCCGCCCGGTCCAGCGGTCCCAGGCCCAGATGTCGAGCGGCGGGTTCGCGTTCGTGCCGGACGGCCAACGGACACCGGGGGCGGCCGGTCCGTCCGCGGTCGGCTCCGGCTCGGTGGGTTCCGGGGCCGGTGGGGCGTCGGCCGTGCCGATGGCCGGGCGCGGGCTGGGCGCGGCGGTGCCGGAGGTCCGCCGCTGATCGCCGGAGCCGGTGGTGAGCGCCACCAGACCGAGTGCCCCCAGCATCAGGACCAGGCCGGCGGCCACCACGCCGATCACGGTCCGGCGCCGGCGCCGGCGTGCGCGCCCGTTCGCCGGCGCGCTGCGATGACTCCCGCGCCGCCGGCCTCCACCGGGCTTCGCGGGCGACTCGCTGTCCCCGCCGCTGTCCGCGCCGCTGTCTGCGCCACCGGGCTTCGCGGGCGACTCGCTGTCCCCGCCGCTGTCCGCGCCGCTGTCTGCGCCGCTGTCCGCGCCGCTGTCCGCGCCGCCGGGCGTGGTGCCGACTGCGCCGCCGGGTGTGCTTTCCGCTGTCTCTTCGGGTGTGTCTCCGCCGGTGCTCGCGGTCGTGCCTTCGGGCATGCCGTCGACCGCGGGGAGCGGAACTGTGTCACTGATCGTGCGGCTCATCGTCGGGGCCGCCGTGA contains:
- a CDS encoding glycoside hydrolase family 26 protein, translating into MRRHEAASKAGGTTVAEAGPKAEAAGVGTDTATAVTAAPTMSRTISDTVPLPAVDGMPEGTTASTGGDTPEETAESTPGGAVGTTPGGADSGADSGADSGADSGGDSESPAKPGGADSGADSGGDSESPAKPGGGRRRGSHRSAPANGRARRRRRRTVIGVVAAGLVLMLGALGLVALTTGSGDQRRTSGTAAPSPRPAIGTADAPPAPEPTEPEPTADGPAAPGVRWPSGTNANPPLDIWAWDRWTGRASDIAVVFTVRNNWQHIVFSDWPLSNYPKSVFPGQVSIAQPLFPESGNERSCANGQYDQYWAAFGQTLIRNGRPDAIVRLGWEYNGNWFWWHPRNTETWKTCFQRAVTAIRSMAPGVLIDFNVSAHRDRMTNGDDVWAAYPGDDYVDIVSSDVYDSYPPSTTTELFDEQCNVPSGTCTVINFARAHGKKFAVPEWGLARADRHGGGDNSLFIEKMHDLFDQNRDILAYEAYFNTAESNNVRSSLLNPQLHPNSAQKYLELFGAPASGGGV